One Cervus canadensis isolate Bull #8, Minnesota chromosome 1, ASM1932006v1, whole genome shotgun sequence genomic window carries:
- the LOC122446386 gene encoding acylphosphatase-1-like yields the protein MLSDHGVCPSLAKDGAPRSVLRSVCRKIPVSALLLAGVGMLIAFLGTLGCLVRAPGLSMSMAEGDTLISVDYEIFGKVQGVFFRKYTQAEGKKLGLVGWVQNTDQSTVQGQLQGPTSKVRHMQGWLETKGSPKSHIDRASFHNEKVIVKLDYADFQIVK from the coding sequence ATGCTCTCCGATCATGGGGTGTGCCCTTCTCTGGCAAAAGACGGAGCGCCTAGATCCGTCCTCCGGTCAGTCTGCCGCAAGATCCCGGTGTCGGCCCTCCTCTTAGCGGGAGTGGGCATGCTGATCGCCTTTCTTGGCACGCTCGGCTGCTTGGTACGGGCCCCAGGTTTGAGCATGAGCATGGCAGAAGGGGATACCCTGATATCAGTGGATTATGAAATTTTTGGAAAGGTGCAAGGAGTGTTTTTCCGCAAGTACACTCAGGCTGAGGGTAAAAAGCTTGGATTAGTAGGCTGGGTCCAGAACACTGACCAGAGCACAGTGCAAGGACAGTTGCAAGGGCCCACCTCCAAAGTACGTCATATGCAGGGATGGCTTGAGACAAAAGGAAGTCCCAAATCGCACATCGACAGAGCAAGCTTCCACAATGAGAAGGTCATCGTAAAGCTGGACTATGCAGATTTCCAAATTGTGAAATAA